The following proteins are encoded in a genomic region of Nicotiana sylvestris chromosome 4, ASM39365v2, whole genome shotgun sequence:
- the LOC104247929 gene encoding uncharacterized protein isoform X2 gives MIEQFINFVIRPPRADYNPEQFLWEKEFSVGGRKYKREDFELKNERGHTLQCSHYTPSSFPDGAPLPCVIYCHGNSGCRADANEAAVILLSSNITVLTLDFSGSGLSDGDYVSLGWHEKDDLKVVVSHLRSNLKVSRIGLWGRSMGAVTSLLYGAEDPSIAGMVLDSAFSNLFDLMMELVDVYKIRLPKFTVKVAVQYMRRVIQKKAKFDIMSLNCLQVAPKTYIPALFGHAKDDKFIQPHHSDLIYKSYAGDKNIIKFDGDHNSSRPQFYYDSVSIFFYNVLHPPRISPTSTKIEKYYDLGDIKVGAGMDENLLYEIIASLRNVTSDTASSSSVPPSISTAKSAAELLSDIAPVTSLINPLTNKGEELIGHDTPQTEDKQSGQDEDCCSYTSSTRESWGRCSSLGSDAVISTDFVDAIGGSQITADVPATPLCNKQHTALDSSKDDEKKKAPQVTKKSKREKFEKLEALSQRLRLCFMKRVNHRRYSSS, from the exons ATGATTGAGCAGTTCATCAATTTTGTTATTCGTCCCCCGAG GGCAGATTACAATCCAGAACAGTTTTTATGGGAGAAAGAGTTTAGTGTTGGGGGAAGAAAGTACAAAAGAGAAGACTTTGAG CTTAAGAATGAAAGAGGGCATACCTTGCAATGCAGTCATTATACTCCATCATCATTTCCTGATGGTGCTCCTCTTCCTTGTGTTATATACTGCCATGGAAACAG TGGCTGTAGGGCTGATGCGAATGAGGCAGCTGtaatacttctttcatcaaacatCACTGTTTTAACCCTTGACTTTTCTGGTTCGGGCTTGTCAGATGGTGATTACGTTAGTCTTGGTTGGCATGAG AAAGATGACCTCAAGGTAGTTGTGTCACATCTGAGAAGCAACCTGAAAGTATCACGCATAGGTCTATGGGGGCGGTCAATGGGTGCAGTTACAAG CCTTCTATATGGAGCGGAAGATCCTTCTATTGCTGGAATGGTCTTGGATAGTGCTTTCTCTAACTTATTTGATCTAATGATGGAGCTTGTAGATGTCTACAAAATCAGGCTTCCTAAATTCACT GTAAAGGTTGCTGTGCAGTATATGCGACGCGTCATTCAGAAGAAGGCCAAGTTTGATATCATGAGCCTTAATTGCTTACAG GTGGCTCCTAAAACTTATATTCCTGCTCTCTTTGGACATGCTAAGGATGATAAGTTCATTCAACCCCACCACTCTGATCTCATTTATAAGTCATATGCG GGTGATAAAAATATTATCAAGTTTGATGGTGACCACAATTCCTCCCGGCCACAATTTTATTATGATTCTGTGTCCATATTCTTCTATAATGTCTTACACCCTCCCCGGATTTCACCAACTTCAACTAAAATAGAGAAATATTACGATCTAGGCGACATCAAGGTCGGTGCTGGAATGGATGAG AATCTCTTATATGAGATAATTGCAAGTCTTAGGAATGTTACTTCTGATACAGCAAGCTCTTCCTCTGTGCCGCCTAGCATTTCAACAGCAAAGTCTGCTGCCGAACTTCTTTCTGACATTGCCCCAGTCACCAGTCTAATT AATCCATTAACTAATAAAGGAGAAGAACTCATTGGTCATGACACTCCACAAACAGAG GACAAGCAAAGTGGCCAAGATGAGGACTGTTGCTCTTACACAAGCTCAACCAGAGAGAGTTGGGGAAGGTGCTCATCTCTGGGAAGTGATGCCGTGATTTCTACAGATTTTGTAGATGCCATCGGTGGCAGTCAG ATTACGGCCGATGTGCCTGCGACCCCTCTTTGTAATAAGCAGCATACTGCACTGGACTCATCAAAGGACGATGAAAAAAAGAAAGCTCCACAAGTTACAAAAAAATCTAAGCGTGAGAAGTTTGAAAAGCTGGAGGCCCTTAGCCAGCGATTACGGCTTTGTTTTATGAAGAGAGTTAACCATAGGAGATACAGCTCCTCCTAA
- the LOC104247929 gene encoding uncharacterized protein isoform X1 translates to MQLGIYTCPPATTHLLYPGQITIQNSFYGRKSLVLGEESTKEKTLRQLKNERGHTLQCSHYTPSSFPDGAPLPCVIYCHGNSGCRADANEAAVILLSSNITVLTLDFSGSGLSDGDYVSLGWHEKDDLKVVVSHLRSNLKVSRIGLWGRSMGAVTSLLYGAEDPSIAGMVLDSAFSNLFDLMMELVDVYKIRLPKFTVKVAVQYMRRVIQKKAKFDIMSLNCLQVAPKTYIPALFGHAKDDKFIQPHHSDLIYKSYAGDKNIIKFDGDHNSSRPQFYYDSVSIFFYNVLHPPRISPTSTKIEKYYDLGDIKVGAGMDENLLYEIIASLRNVTSDTASSSSVPPSISTAKSAAELLSDIAPVTSLINPLTNKGEELIGHDTPQTEDKQSGQDEDCCSYTSSTRESWGRCSSLGSDAVISTDFVDAIGGSQITADVPATPLCNKQHTALDSSKDDEKKKAPQVTKKSKREKFEKLEALSQRLRLCFMKRVNHRRYSSS, encoded by the exons ATGCAATTGGGAATTTACACATGCCCGCCTGCCACAACTCACCTCCTTTATCCAG GGCAGATTACAATCCAGAACAGTTTTTATGGGAGAAAGAGTTTAGTGTTGGGGGAAGAAAGTACAAAAGAGAAGACTTTGAGGCAA CTTAAGAATGAAAGAGGGCATACCTTGCAATGCAGTCATTATACTCCATCATCATTTCCTGATGGTGCTCCTCTTCCTTGTGTTATATACTGCCATGGAAACAG TGGCTGTAGGGCTGATGCGAATGAGGCAGCTGtaatacttctttcatcaaacatCACTGTTTTAACCCTTGACTTTTCTGGTTCGGGCTTGTCAGATGGTGATTACGTTAGTCTTGGTTGGCATGAG AAAGATGACCTCAAGGTAGTTGTGTCACATCTGAGAAGCAACCTGAAAGTATCACGCATAGGTCTATGGGGGCGGTCAATGGGTGCAGTTACAAG CCTTCTATATGGAGCGGAAGATCCTTCTATTGCTGGAATGGTCTTGGATAGTGCTTTCTCTAACTTATTTGATCTAATGATGGAGCTTGTAGATGTCTACAAAATCAGGCTTCCTAAATTCACT GTAAAGGTTGCTGTGCAGTATATGCGACGCGTCATTCAGAAGAAGGCCAAGTTTGATATCATGAGCCTTAATTGCTTACAG GTGGCTCCTAAAACTTATATTCCTGCTCTCTTTGGACATGCTAAGGATGATAAGTTCATTCAACCCCACCACTCTGATCTCATTTATAAGTCATATGCG GGTGATAAAAATATTATCAAGTTTGATGGTGACCACAATTCCTCCCGGCCACAATTTTATTATGATTCTGTGTCCATATTCTTCTATAATGTCTTACACCCTCCCCGGATTTCACCAACTTCAACTAAAATAGAGAAATATTACGATCTAGGCGACATCAAGGTCGGTGCTGGAATGGATGAG AATCTCTTATATGAGATAATTGCAAGTCTTAGGAATGTTACTTCTGATACAGCAAGCTCTTCCTCTGTGCCGCCTAGCATTTCAACAGCAAAGTCTGCTGCCGAACTTCTTTCTGACATTGCCCCAGTCACCAGTCTAATT AATCCATTAACTAATAAAGGAGAAGAACTCATTGGTCATGACACTCCACAAACAGAG GACAAGCAAAGTGGCCAAGATGAGGACTGTTGCTCTTACACAAGCTCAACCAGAGAGAGTTGGGGAAGGTGCTCATCTCTGGGAAGTGATGCCGTGATTTCTACAGATTTTGTAGATGCCATCGGTGGCAGTCAG ATTACGGCCGATGTGCCTGCGACCCCTCTTTGTAATAAGCAGCATACTGCACTGGACTCATCAAAGGACGATGAAAAAAAGAAAGCTCCACAAGTTACAAAAAAATCTAAGCGTGAGAAGTTTGAAAAGCTGGAGGCCCTTAGCCAGCGATTACGGCTTTGTTTTATGAAGAGAGTTAACCATAGGAGATACAGCTCCTCCTAA
- the LOC104247930 gene encoding protein PHR1-LIKE 3-like isoform X2, producing MFPRLIQPPGEDEYNMNIGIHHTHNINGDPCLVLTSDPKPRLRWTADLHERFVDAVTQLGGPSKATPKAIMRTMGVKGLTLFHLKSHLQKYRLGLTATYSLESPCSGGTPQQLPASDLNEGYEVKEALRAQMEVQSKLHLQVEAEKHLQIRQDAEQRYISMLEKACKMLADQFIGGVATENDQETCQGLGTRTQVTPLCNPLGLCPSESADLVGVHGPEEVSPRIHPQFTDCSTESCLTSHESPAGLPLEGTSTGGKKRGPNGDSTHASVVWGEADMISSGVRLLQVNRFGITSSNVQNVSS from the exons ATGTTTCCGAGATTGATTCAACCGCCGGGGGAAGATGAATATAATATGAATATTGGGATTCATCACACTCATAATATTAATGGAGATCCTTGCCTTGTGCTGACGTCAGATCCAAAGCCTCGACTTCGTTGGACTGCTGACCTTCACGAACGCTTTGTTGATGCTGTTACTCAGCTTGGCGGTCCCAGCA AAGCTACGCCAAAGGCAATAATGCGGACAATGGGTGTCAAAGGACTGACCCTCTTCCACCTAAAGAGTCACCTTCAG AAATACCGACTAG gacttacaGCCACATATTCATTAGAGAGCCCTTGTTCTGGTGGTACTCCTCAGCAGTTGCCGGCATCGGACTTGAATGA AGGTTATGAAGTCAAGGAGGCATTGAGAGCTCAGATGGAAGTGCAAAGTAAATTGCACCTGCAAGTTGAA GCCGAGAAGCACTTGCAAATTCGGCAGGATGCTGAACAAAGGTATATTAGCATGCTGGAGAAGGCCTGTAAAATGCTTGCTGATCAATTCATTGGTGGTGTAGCTACTGAAAATGATCAAGAGACTTGCCAAGGATTAGGAACAAGGACACAAGTTACCCCTCTTTGTAATCCACTTGGATTATGCCCCTCGGAGTCTGCTGATCTTGTTGGAGTCCATGGTCCAGAAGAAGTATCCCCCAGAATCCATCCACAATTCACGGATTGTTCCACTGAAAGCTGCTTAACTTCGCATGAGAGTCCTGCTGGACTTCCCCTAGAAGGAACTTCAACTGGAGGAAAAAAACGAGGACCGAATGGAGATTCAACACATGCATCAGTTGTTTGGGGTGAAGCAGATATGATATCGTCAGGTGTTCGTCTGCTACAAGTTAATCGCTTTGGGATTACTAGCTCTAATGTTCAAAATGTCTCTTCTTAA
- the LOC104247929 gene encoding uncharacterized protein isoform X3, translated as MPACHNSPPLSRADYNPEQFLWEKEFSVGGRKYKREDFELKNERGHTLQCSHYTPSSFPDGAPLPCVIYCHGNSGCRADANEAAVILLSSNITVLTLDFSGSGLSDGDYVSLGWHEKDDLKVVVSHLRSNLKVSRIGLWGRSMGAVTSLLYGAEDPSIAGMVLDSAFSNLFDLMMELVDVYKIRLPKFTVKVAVQYMRRVIQKKAKFDIMSLNCLQVAPKTYIPALFGHAKDDKFIQPHHSDLIYKSYAGDKNIIKFDGDHNSSRPQFYYDSVSIFFYNVLHPPRISPTSTKIEKYYDLGDIKVGAGMDENLLYEIIASLRNVTSDTASSSSVPPSISTAKSAAELLSDIAPVTSLINPLTNKGEELIGHDTPQTEDKQSGQDEDCCSYTSSTRESWGRCSSLGSDAVISTDFVDAIGGSQITADVPATPLCNKQHTALDSSKDDEKKKAPQVTKKSKREKFEKLEALSQRLRLCFMKRVNHRRYSSS; from the exons ATGCCCGCCTGCCACAACTCACCTCCTTTATCCAG GGCAGATTACAATCCAGAACAGTTTTTATGGGAGAAAGAGTTTAGTGTTGGGGGAAGAAAGTACAAAAGAGAAGACTTTGAG CTTAAGAATGAAAGAGGGCATACCTTGCAATGCAGTCATTATACTCCATCATCATTTCCTGATGGTGCTCCTCTTCCTTGTGTTATATACTGCCATGGAAACAG TGGCTGTAGGGCTGATGCGAATGAGGCAGCTGtaatacttctttcatcaaacatCACTGTTTTAACCCTTGACTTTTCTGGTTCGGGCTTGTCAGATGGTGATTACGTTAGTCTTGGTTGGCATGAG AAAGATGACCTCAAGGTAGTTGTGTCACATCTGAGAAGCAACCTGAAAGTATCACGCATAGGTCTATGGGGGCGGTCAATGGGTGCAGTTACAAG CCTTCTATATGGAGCGGAAGATCCTTCTATTGCTGGAATGGTCTTGGATAGTGCTTTCTCTAACTTATTTGATCTAATGATGGAGCTTGTAGATGTCTACAAAATCAGGCTTCCTAAATTCACT GTAAAGGTTGCTGTGCAGTATATGCGACGCGTCATTCAGAAGAAGGCCAAGTTTGATATCATGAGCCTTAATTGCTTACAG GTGGCTCCTAAAACTTATATTCCTGCTCTCTTTGGACATGCTAAGGATGATAAGTTCATTCAACCCCACCACTCTGATCTCATTTATAAGTCATATGCG GGTGATAAAAATATTATCAAGTTTGATGGTGACCACAATTCCTCCCGGCCACAATTTTATTATGATTCTGTGTCCATATTCTTCTATAATGTCTTACACCCTCCCCGGATTTCACCAACTTCAACTAAAATAGAGAAATATTACGATCTAGGCGACATCAAGGTCGGTGCTGGAATGGATGAG AATCTCTTATATGAGATAATTGCAAGTCTTAGGAATGTTACTTCTGATACAGCAAGCTCTTCCTCTGTGCCGCCTAGCATTTCAACAGCAAAGTCTGCTGCCGAACTTCTTTCTGACATTGCCCCAGTCACCAGTCTAATT AATCCATTAACTAATAAAGGAGAAGAACTCATTGGTCATGACACTCCACAAACAGAG GACAAGCAAAGTGGCCAAGATGAGGACTGTTGCTCTTACACAAGCTCAACCAGAGAGAGTTGGGGAAGGTGCTCATCTCTGGGAAGTGATGCCGTGATTTCTACAGATTTTGTAGATGCCATCGGTGGCAGTCAG ATTACGGCCGATGTGCCTGCGACCCCTCTTTGTAATAAGCAGCATACTGCACTGGACTCATCAAAGGACGATGAAAAAAAGAAAGCTCCACAAGTTACAAAAAAATCTAAGCGTGAGAAGTTTGAAAAGCTGGAGGCCCTTAGCCAGCGATTACGGCTTTGTTTTATGAAGAGAGTTAACCATAGGAGATACAGCTCCTCCTAA
- the LOC104247929 gene encoding uncharacterized protein isoform X4 — translation MQLGIYTCPPATTHLLYPGQITIQNSFYGRKSLVLGEESTKEKTLRQLKNERGHTLQCSHYTPSSFPDGAPLPCVIYCHGNSGCRADANEAAVILLSSNITVLTLDFSGSGLSDGDYVSLGWHEKDDLKVVVSHLRSNLKVSRIGLWGRSMGAVTSLLYGAEDPSIAGMVLDSAFSNLFDLMMELVDVYKIRLPKFTVKVAVQYMRRVIQKKAKFDIMSLNCLQVAPKTYIPALFGHAKDDKFIQPHHSDLIYKSYAGDKNIIKFDGDHNSSRPQFYYDSVSIFFYNVLHPPRISPTSTKIEKYYDLGDIKVGAGMDENLLYEIIASLRNVTSDTASSSSVPPSISTAKSAAELLSDIAPVTSLINPLTNKGEELIGHDTPQTESINLAERNKIGETF, via the exons ATGCAATTGGGAATTTACACATGCCCGCCTGCCACAACTCACCTCCTTTATCCAG GGCAGATTACAATCCAGAACAGTTTTTATGGGAGAAAGAGTTTAGTGTTGGGGGAAGAAAGTACAAAAGAGAAGACTTTGAGGCAA CTTAAGAATGAAAGAGGGCATACCTTGCAATGCAGTCATTATACTCCATCATCATTTCCTGATGGTGCTCCTCTTCCTTGTGTTATATACTGCCATGGAAACAG TGGCTGTAGGGCTGATGCGAATGAGGCAGCTGtaatacttctttcatcaaacatCACTGTTTTAACCCTTGACTTTTCTGGTTCGGGCTTGTCAGATGGTGATTACGTTAGTCTTGGTTGGCATGAG AAAGATGACCTCAAGGTAGTTGTGTCACATCTGAGAAGCAACCTGAAAGTATCACGCATAGGTCTATGGGGGCGGTCAATGGGTGCAGTTACAAG CCTTCTATATGGAGCGGAAGATCCTTCTATTGCTGGAATGGTCTTGGATAGTGCTTTCTCTAACTTATTTGATCTAATGATGGAGCTTGTAGATGTCTACAAAATCAGGCTTCCTAAATTCACT GTAAAGGTTGCTGTGCAGTATATGCGACGCGTCATTCAGAAGAAGGCCAAGTTTGATATCATGAGCCTTAATTGCTTACAG GTGGCTCCTAAAACTTATATTCCTGCTCTCTTTGGACATGCTAAGGATGATAAGTTCATTCAACCCCACCACTCTGATCTCATTTATAAGTCATATGCG GGTGATAAAAATATTATCAAGTTTGATGGTGACCACAATTCCTCCCGGCCACAATTTTATTATGATTCTGTGTCCATATTCTTCTATAATGTCTTACACCCTCCCCGGATTTCACCAACTTCAACTAAAATAGAGAAATATTACGATCTAGGCGACATCAAGGTCGGTGCTGGAATGGATGAG AATCTCTTATATGAGATAATTGCAAGTCTTAGGAATGTTACTTCTGATACAGCAAGCTCTTCCTCTGTGCCGCCTAGCATTTCAACAGCAAAGTCTGCTGCCGAACTTCTTTCTGACATTGCCCCAGTCACCAGTCTAATT AATCCATTAACTAATAAAGGAGAAGAACTCATTGGTCATGACACTCCACAAACAGAG AGCATCAATTTGGCAGAACGAAATAAAATTGGAGAAACCTTTTGA
- the LOC104247930 gene encoding protein PHR1-LIKE 3-like isoform X1 produces MFPRLIQPPGEDEYNMNIGIHHTHNINGDPCLVLTSDPKPRLRWTADLHERFVDAVTQLGGPSKATPKAIMRTMGVKGLTLFHLKSHLQKYRLGKLSQKDLGEASKDGLTATYSLESPCSGGTPQQLPASDLNEGYEVKEALRAQMEVQSKLHLQVEAEKHLQIRQDAEQRYISMLEKACKMLADQFIGGVATENDQETCQGLGTRTQVTPLCNPLGLCPSESADLVGVHGPEEVSPRIHPQFTDCSTESCLTSHESPAGLPLEGTSTGGKKRGPNGDSTHASVVWGEADMISSGVRLLQVNRFGITSSNVQNVSS; encoded by the exons ATGTTTCCGAGATTGATTCAACCGCCGGGGGAAGATGAATATAATATGAATATTGGGATTCATCACACTCATAATATTAATGGAGATCCTTGCCTTGTGCTGACGTCAGATCCAAAGCCTCGACTTCGTTGGACTGCTGACCTTCACGAACGCTTTGTTGATGCTGTTACTCAGCTTGGCGGTCCCAGCA AAGCTACGCCAAAGGCAATAATGCGGACAATGGGTGTCAAAGGACTGACCCTCTTCCACCTAAAGAGTCACCTTCAG AAATACCGACTAGGTAAGCTATCTCAGAAAGATCTCGGTGAGGCTTCAAAAGATG gacttacaGCCACATATTCATTAGAGAGCCCTTGTTCTGGTGGTACTCCTCAGCAGTTGCCGGCATCGGACTTGAATGA AGGTTATGAAGTCAAGGAGGCATTGAGAGCTCAGATGGAAGTGCAAAGTAAATTGCACCTGCAAGTTGAA GCCGAGAAGCACTTGCAAATTCGGCAGGATGCTGAACAAAGGTATATTAGCATGCTGGAGAAGGCCTGTAAAATGCTTGCTGATCAATTCATTGGTGGTGTAGCTACTGAAAATGATCAAGAGACTTGCCAAGGATTAGGAACAAGGACACAAGTTACCCCTCTTTGTAATCCACTTGGATTATGCCCCTCGGAGTCTGCTGATCTTGTTGGAGTCCATGGTCCAGAAGAAGTATCCCCCAGAATCCATCCACAATTCACGGATTGTTCCACTGAAAGCTGCTTAACTTCGCATGAGAGTCCTGCTGGACTTCCCCTAGAAGGAACTTCAACTGGAGGAAAAAAACGAGGACCGAATGGAGATTCAACACATGCATCAGTTGTTTGGGGTGAAGCAGATATGATATCGTCAGGTGTTCGTCTGCTACAAGTTAATCGCTTTGGGATTACTAGCTCTAATGTTCAAAATGTCTCTTCTTAA